From Salmo trutta unplaced genomic scaffold, fSalTru1.1, whole genome shotgun sequence, one genomic window encodes:
- the LOC115187509 gene encoding paralemmin-2-like: MLFFLFCHSRLESEIGLLESEECQISAKEQTLRERLRKTERSIEDLQKSLQNEHDAVSNASPQQPDQLLDQLPDQLPDQQPDIRDSSTTSPHQATASTAPASGEQPKKTVMYAMEINVEKDRKTGHTRILSASAVSPDEVPACGVKVFDDGRKVVYEVRSGGSSTLDNGVHRWSSQQVDELMKRVGATTGCAQGGKAKVTVNPADADDPKTSRRSTDRSADLPTNYTPYTTPLAVPSSATTAHKMPKPQAPSVPITTQPPPCQEVIYEGEVTEAPQATAEKPITMIFMGYHNVDDQDETKRLLGFDGTIKAEIVLIDEDDEKSLREKTVTDGYSTMDGNAADLVSGARPLSDTTELSSEGKDESSVTATKELPSPAVKGRTPQVPMATGNGIMSKPALTAMGSPAATNI, translated from the exons ATGTTGTTCTTCCTGTTCTGTCATTCTAGGTTGGAGTCAGAGATTGGTCTTTTGGAGAGCGAGGAGTGTCAGATCTCAGCTAAAGAGCAGACactcagagagagactgaggaagacagagaggtccaTAGAAGACCTACAGAAA AGTCTCCAGAATGAGCATG ATGCTGTGAGTAACGCCTCACCCCAGCAGCCAGACCAGCTCCTCGACCAGCTCCCCGACCAGCTCCCCGACCAGCAGCCAGACATCAGAGACTCCTCCACCACTTCTCCTCATCAGGCCACAGCCTCAACAGCACCTGCCTCTGGGGAGCAGCCAAAGAAAACTG tgatgtacgCCATGGAGATCAACGTGGAgaaggacagaaagacagggcACACCAGGATCCTGTCAGCTTCTGCAGTCAGCCCTGACGAGGTGCCTGCCTGCGGGGTCAAGGTTTTCGACGACGGCCGGAAGGTTGTCTACGAGGTCCGCTCGGGGGGGTCCTCTACCCTGGACAATGGGGTTCACCGCTGGAGCTCCCAACAGGTGGACGAGCTGATGAAACGGGTCGGGGCGACCACCGGCTGTGCTCAGGGAGGAAAGGCTAAGGTCACCGTCAACCCCGCCGACGCTGATGACCCCAAAACTTCCCGCAGGTCCACTGACCGCTCCGCTGACCTCCCTACCAACTACACCCCCTACACTACCCCCCTAGCTGTCCCTAGCTCTGCCACCACAGCCCACAAGATGCCCAAGCCCCAGGCTCCAAGCGTCCCCATcaccacccagcctccacccTGCCAGGAGGTGATATACGAGGGTGAGGTGACGGAGGCTCCCCAGGCTACGGCGGAGAAGCCGATCACTATGATCTTCATGGGTTATCATAATGTAGACGACCAGGATGAGACCAAGAGGCTGCTGGGATTCGACGGCACCATCAAGGCTGAGATCGTCTTGATCGATGAGGACGATGAGAAGTCGCTACGGGAGAAAACGGTGACAGATGGTTACTCCACCATGGACGGCAACGCCGCCGACCTGGTGTCTGGTGCGCGACCGCTCAGCGACACCACCGAACTGTCGTCGGAGGGGAAGGACGAGAGCTCTGTCACGGCCACCAAGGAACTCCCCTCCCCAGCAG